Within the Pseudomonas fulva genome, the region TGCAGACCGTTGCCGGCGCCGGCGAAATCGATCTCCATGACGATGGCCGCCGGATGGCGCTCGAGCATGGCGGCGCGAAAGGCGTTGGCGGTATCCAGCGGCTTGGCGTTCATGCCGAAGAACTCGAGTTGCTGAGCCAGGCGTTCGGCGCGCTCCAGGTGCTGCAGGGCCAGGTACACGGGTTTGCGCAACGGCGGCAGGGTGGTGTGCTCGAAACGGTCGCCGTGGCGCAGGCCGGTGCGCGACAGGCGCTGCATCAACTGGTTGAGTTCGCTGATCACTTCGCTGTTGAGGCGGCCCCGGTTGGCGCCCACCACGCCCAGGCAGGCGACGATGCGCGTACCCAGCTCACGGTGCTCGACCTGCTCGAAACGCTCGGCATACCGTTGCAGCAGCTGCGCGGCCTCCTGCAGTTCCTGCATGCCGGCGTCGTTCCATTCGCCCCGTTGCAGGCGCAGCCACACTTCCAGAACCTGGCGGGCCTGGTGGATCACCCGCTGGGCGAAATGCTGTTTGAGCCGGTCGCGGCTGGGGTCTTCTTGCTCGGTCATGGCCTGTCGATCTGCATGTGGCGGCGTGGGGCTGATTGTGATGGCCTCATGCTATCACTGGGGGGTTATTTTGCCATTCCTTTGACGCCAGTGTTGTGAATCGCCCCGCACCCTTGGCCATGCTATCGGTAGATGCTGCGCCCAGGCCGATGACTCCGGCCGGTCACGTCGTGAATAGCTTGCTGCGCTGCGCAGCGAGGCAGCCTTCCCTTATAGTGGCAGCGTAGCTTCGATGCAGGCCATGGGGCGGCCAAGTATTAGCGCAACCCTCCCATGGCCCTGTGGTCGAAGCCCTGTACGTCGTTGATCAAAGGATAATCGCCATGCTCGATTGGAAGAACCGCACCACCGGCACCGCCCATGCCGATGACGGTGCCAGCACGGGGACTCGCCGTCGTCTTGGCGGCGGGCTCGGCCGTGTCATCGTCGGCTTGCTGGGTATCTATCTGCTGGTGGCGCTGGTCGTCGGCTGGTGGTGGAGCCAGGAGCCGGACCTGTTCCCGGTACAGCAGCGCGTGCAGGCTGCGGCGGAAAGCAGCCAGCGTCAGGTGGTCAACGGCTACACCACGGTGGAAACCCTCAAGCAGGTCGCCCAGACCCTGCTCGACAAGCCGGGTGGCTACCTGGCCAACGACCTGGCCCCGCCGGGCCTGTGGCTCGACAACATGCCGAGCTGGGAATACGGCGTGCTGGTGCAGGTGCGTGATTTCTCCCGCGCGCTGCGCAAGGATTTCGCCCGCTCGCAATCGCAATCCACCGAGGATGGCGACCTGGCCCGCGCCGAGCCGCGCTTCAACTTCGACCATCGCAGCTGGGCGCTGCCGGCCGCCGAGTCCGAGTACCGCGAAGGCATCAACTCGCTGGATCGCTACCTCGCTCGCCTGTCCGAGCCGGGCCAGGGCGGCGCACGTTTCTATACCCGTGCCGACAACCTGAACAACTGGTTCGGTGATGTCGCCACCCGCCTGGGCTCGCTGTCCCAGCGCCTGTCGGCCAGCGTCGGCCAGGTGCGCCTGAACACCGAGGTGACCGAGACCACCGAGCTGGCCGAAGGCCAGGTGCCGGAGGTGACCGAGCGCACCTACGAAACCCCGTGGCTGCAGATCGACAACGTGTTCTACGAAGCACGCGGTCAGGCCTGGGCGCTGTCCCACCTGCTGCGCGCCATCGAAGTCGATTTCGCCGACGTGCTGGCCAAGAAGAACGCCACCGTCAGTGTGCGGCAGATCATCCGCGAACTGGAGGCCGCCCAGGCCACGCTGTGGAGCCCCATGGTGCTCAACGGCAGCGGCTACGGCATCCTCGCCAACCACTCGCTGGTGATGGCCAACTACATCTCGCGGGCCAACGCCGCGGTGATCGACCTGCGTCAGCTGCTGTCCCAGGGCTGATTGATGGCCGTTGCCAGCGCCGAGGTGGCGCATCGCGCTGCCTCGGATGCCGAGCTGATCGCCTGGGTCGATGAACAGGACCGTGTGCTTGGCGCCCTGCCACGCGCCGAACTGCGTAGCCGCGGCCTGATCGGCCGCGGCACCTTCATTCTTCTATTCAACGCTGCCGGTGAGCTGTGTGTGCACCGCCGCACCCTGAGCAAGGCAGTGTATCCCGGTTATTGGGATATTGCCGCCGGTGGCATGGTGGCGGCCGGTGAAAGCTACGCACTGTCGGCCGAGCGCGAGCTGGCCGAAGAGCTGGGTATCCGCGATGCGGTGCTGCGTGACCATGGGCGTTTCTTCTTCGATCAGCCGGAGAACCGTATCTGGTGCGGGGTGTTTTCAGCGGTTTCCGATGCGCCGCTGGTGCTGCAGCCCGAAGAGGTTCTGGAGGCGCGCTTCATGAGTCTCGAAGCCGCGCAGCGCGATATCGAGCTTAAGCCCTACTGTCCCGACTCGCTCGTGGCGCTGCAGCACTATCTCGCCAATCGCTGATCACTCCGCGGGGTCGCCAATCCATCAGGGGTTGGCGCATTTCGCTTCTTAGCATTGCCGGCCTTTGTCGTTACACTGCGCCGCTCCCATCCACTGAGGAAAAAACGCGGTGGCCAAGAAAACCTCTTCATTCGCCGGCCTCGGTGGCCTGGTGTTCTCCACGGACGCAGGCCGGCATTGCCCGGATTGCTCGCAGCCGGTGGACGCCTGCACCTGTTCGCGCACGACGATTCCCGAGGGCGATGGCATTGCCCGGGTGCGCCGCGAGACCAAGGGCCGCGGCGGCAAGACGGTGACCACCATCGGCGGCGTGCCGCTGGGCGAAGAACCGCTCAAGGAGCTGGCCTCGGCCTTGAAGAAACGCTGCGGCTGCGGTGGCTCGCTCAAGGATGGCGTGATCGAGATCCAGGGCGACCATGTCGAACTGCTGCTCGCCGAACTGCTCAAGCGCGGGTTCAAGGCCAAGAAATCCGGTGGCTGAACGTCGCCGCCCAGTGACGCTTTAAACTTACTCGCTGCTCGGCCAGTCCATTGCCGAGCAACCGTCATTTCCAGGCTCTATGCTCGCCCGACCTTTTCGACAGCATCAGCCTATCTGCAACAGGGGAACCTCGATGGCCGCACGACGCACACGCAAGGACGATGGAAGCCAATGGACCGTAGGCGACAGCCGCAGTGTCTATGGCATCCGCCACTGGGGCGCCGGCTACTTCTCGATCAACGATGCGGGCCGCGTCGAAGTGCGCCCCAACGGGCCTGACAGCACGCCCATCGACCTCCATGAGCAGGTCGAGGAGCTGCGCCAGAGCGGCCTGTCGCTGCCACTGCTGGTGCGCTTCCCGGACATCCTGCAGGACCGCGTGCGCAAGCTGACCGGCGCCTTCGATGCCAGCATCGCGCGCCTGGAATACGGCAATCGCTACACCGCGCTGTACCCCATCAAGGTCAACCAGCAGGAAGCGGTGGTGGAGAACATCATCGCCACCGAAAACGTTTCCATTGGCCTGGAAGCCGGCTCCAAGCCCGAGCTGCTGGCCGTGCTGGCACTGGCGCCGAAGGGCGGCACCATCGTCTGCAACGGCTACAAGGACCGCGAATTCATCCGCCTGGCGCTGATGGGCCAGAAACTCGGCCACAACGTGTTCATCGTCATCGAGAAGGAGTCGGAAGTCGCCCTGGTGATCGACGAGGCCGCCGAACTCAAGGTGGCGCCGCAGATCGGCCTGCGCGTGCGACTGTCGTCCCTGGCATCGAGCAAGTGGGCGGACACCGGCGGCGAGAAGTCCAAGTTCGGCCTGTCCGCCGCGCAGCTGCTGTCGGTGGTCGAGCGCTTCCGCAAGGCCGGCCTGGATCAGGGCATCCGCCTGCTGCACTTCCATATGGGCTCGCAGATCGCCAATATCGCTGATTACCGCAAGGGTTTCCGCGAAGCCATCCGCTATTACGGCGAGCTGCGTGCCCTCGGCCTGCCGGTCGACCATATCGACGTCGGCGGCGGCCTGGGCGTCGACTACGACGGCACCCACTCGCGCAACGCCAGCTCGATCAACTACGACATGGAAGACTACGCCGACGCGGTGGTCGACATGCTCAAGGAATTCTGCGACCGCCAGGAGATCCCCCACCCGCACATCTTCTCGGAAAGCGGCCGGGCGATGACCGCGCACCACGCCGTGCTGCTGGTGCAGGTGACCGACGTGGAGCGCCACAACGACGACGTGCCGGCAATCGACCGCAGCATCGAGCAGCCCGAAGTGCTGCAGGTGCTGATCGACCTGCTCGACGACAGCGACCCGGAAATGGTCGCCGAAACCTACTGGCGCGCCACCCACTACGTCAGCGAGGCGGCCGGACAATACTCCGCCGGCAAGCTCGACCTGCCCCAGAAGGCCCTGGCCGAGCAGTGCTACTTCTCCATCTGCCGTCGCCTGTACAACCAGCTCAAGGCGCGCCAGCGTTCCCACCGCCAGGTGCTCGACGAGCTCAACGACAAGCTGGCCGACAAGTACATCTGCAACTTCTCGGTATTCCAGAGCCTGCCGGACACCTGGGCCATCGGGCAGATCCTGCCGATCCTGCCGCTCAACCGCCTGGACGAGGAGCCGCTGCGCCGCGCCGTGCTGCAGGACCTGACCTGTGACTCGGACGGCAAGATCAACCAGTACGTCGACGAGCAGTCCA harbors:
- the speA gene encoding arginine decarboxylase, with translation MAARRTRKDDGSQWTVGDSRSVYGIRHWGAGYFSINDAGRVEVRPNGPDSTPIDLHEQVEELRQSGLSLPLLVRFPDILQDRVRKLTGAFDASIARLEYGNRYTALYPIKVNQQEAVVENIIATENVSIGLEAGSKPELLAVLALAPKGGTIVCNGYKDREFIRLALMGQKLGHNVFIVIEKESEVALVIDEAAELKVAPQIGLRVRLSSLASSKWADTGGEKSKFGLSAAQLLSVVERFRKAGLDQGIRLLHFHMGSQIANIADYRKGFREAIRYYGELRALGLPVDHIDVGGGLGVDYDGTHSRNASSINYDMEDYADAVVDMLKEFCDRQEIPHPHIFSESGRAMTAHHAVLLVQVTDVERHNDDVPAIDRSIEQPEVLQVLIDLLDDSDPEMVAETYWRATHYVSEAAGQYSAGKLDLPQKALAEQCYFSICRRLYNQLKARQRSHRQVLDELNDKLADKYICNFSVFQSLPDTWAIGQILPILPLNRLDEEPLRRAVLQDLTCDSDGKINQYVDEQSIETSLPVHELRDGEDYVLGIFLVGAYQEILGDMHNLFGDTDSVNIYQNADGSIYHAGIETHDTIEDMLRYVHLSPEELMTHYRDKVASARISARERTQFLDALRLGLTRSSYLSY
- a CDS encoding DUF2333 family protein; its protein translation is MLDWKNRTTGTAHADDGASTGTRRRLGGGLGRVIVGLLGIYLLVALVVGWWWSQEPDLFPVQQRVQAAAESSQRQVVNGYTTVETLKQVAQTLLDKPGGYLANDLAPPGLWLDNMPSWEYGVLVQVRDFSRALRKDFARSQSQSTEDGDLARAEPRFNFDHRSWALPAAESEYREGINSLDRYLARLSEPGQGGARFYTRADNLNNWFGDVATRLGSLSQRLSASVGQVRLNTEVTETTELAEGQVPEVTERTYETPWLQIDNVFYEARGQAWALSHLLRAIEVDFADVLAKKNATVSVRQIIRELEAAQATLWSPMVLNGSGYGILANHSLVMANYISRANAAVIDLRQLLSQG
- a CDS encoding NUDIX hydrolase, which translates into the protein MAVASAEVAHRAASDAELIAWVDEQDRVLGALPRAELRSRGLIGRGTFILLFNAAGELCVHRRTLSKAVYPGYWDIAAGGMVAAGESYALSAERELAEELGIRDAVLRDHGRFFFDQPENRIWCGVFSAVSDAPLVLQPEEVLEARFMSLEAAQRDIELKPYCPDSLVALQHYLANR
- a CDS encoding translation initiation factor Sui1, which encodes MAKKTSSFAGLGGLVFSTDAGRHCPDCSQPVDACTCSRTTIPEGDGIARVRRETKGRGGKTVTTIGGVPLGEEPLKELASALKKRCGCGGSLKDGVIEIQGDHVELLLAELLKRGFKAKKSGG